A genomic stretch from Chryseobacterium sp. SNU WT5 includes:
- a CDS encoding phosphatidate cytidylyltransferase encodes MKLENNISDNKFADVPLRIKTWMFIILAFALGISHPIAMKIFVSWIGFQVFFEFLRMFKIQRYKVVVSVILAIVQFLLLYLFNFENYLLYAMSFALAVVLFFLSIKVSAKQMTGISIGLVIALFIFPHLALVRETVFGVKALIFLVVITEVNDVFQYLMGKFFGKHKITPKISPNKTWEGFVGGVLLTMLLSTILGYFLLPSHILINIILGLILGISGFFGDVLMSFLKRKTNIKDTGNLLPGHGGLLDRMDSLIFNAPIFFWILPLLLNN; translated from the coding sequence ATGAAGCTTGAAAATAATATTTCTGATAACAAGTTTGCAGATGTTCCGCTTCGGATCAAAACCTGGATGTTTATCATTCTGGCTTTTGCGTTAGGGATTTCCCATCCGATCGCTATGAAAATTTTCGTTTCCTGGATAGGATTTCAGGTCTTTTTTGAGTTTTTGAGAATGTTTAAAATTCAACGGTATAAAGTGGTCGTTTCCGTAATTTTGGCTATCGTTCAATTCCTGTTATTGTATTTATTTAATTTTGAAAATTACCTTCTTTATGCTATGTCGTTCGCATTGGCCGTTGTTTTATTTTTCTTATCTATAAAAGTTTCCGCGAAGCAGATGACAGGAATTAGCATTGGTTTAGTAATCGCGCTTTTCATTTTTCCTCATTTGGCATTGGTAAGAGAGACGGTTTTTGGTGTAAAAGCACTTATTTTCCTGGTAGTAATTACCGAGGTCAACGATGTCTTTCAGTATTTAATGGGTAAATTCTTTGGGAAACATAAAATCACGCCGAAGATCAGTCCGAACAAGACCTGGGAAGGGTTTGTTGGTGGAGTTCTACTTACGATGCTATTAAGTACAATTTTGGGATATTTCCTTTTACCATCGCATATTTTAATTAATATCATTTTAGGATTAATTCTGGGGATTTCAGGGTTTTTTGGAGATGTGTTGATGTCTTTCCTAAAAAGAAAAACGAATATAAAAGACACGGGAAATCTTCTTCCAGGACATGGAGGTTTGCTCGATAGGATGGATAGTCTGATTTTTAATGCGCCCATCTTTTTTTGGATTTTACCTTTACTTCTTAATAATTGA